A genomic segment from Candidatus Leptovillus gracilis encodes:
- a CDS encoding Gfo/Idh/MocA family oxidoreductase, with amino-acid sequence MKTMNVAIIGAKFMGKAHSNAWLNAPRFFDMGIKPVLKVACGQNEAELREFADRWGWEEIETDWRKVIERDDIDIVDISVPTYLHRDIAVAAAKAGKHIFCEKPFAITLEEAREMYEAADAAGIVHYVNHNYRRCPAVKLAKRLIDEGAIGRIFHWRGAYLQDWIVDPDFPLTWHLRKETAGSGPHGDLNSHSIDLARFLVGDIKAVSAMMTTFVKERPLPGAGAATFTAGSGGATEMGEVTVDDAAFMLAEFENGALGSFEASRFAPGRKNYNYFEIYGSEGSIIFNLERMNELQLFLRNDPAYAQGFRTIIVTEGGQHDYIAAWWPPGHIIGYEHEFHHAVVDFMKAIETGSSIAPNFYDGLKEVEVLQAGIQSAQSGQRVAISEM; translated from the coding sequence ATGAAGACAATGAACGTCGCCATCATTGGCGCCAAATTTATGGGCAAAGCGCACAGCAACGCCTGGCTGAACGCCCCACGATTTTTTGACATGGGCATCAAGCCGGTGTTGAAGGTGGCCTGCGGCCAAAACGAGGCTGAACTGCGTGAATTCGCCGACCGTTGGGGTTGGGAAGAGATTGAGACAGATTGGCGCAAGGTCATCGAACGGGATGACATTGACATCGTAGACATCTCCGTGCCCACCTATTTACACCGGGATATTGCGGTGGCGGCGGCCAAAGCGGGCAAGCACATTTTTTGCGAAAAACCCTTCGCCATTACCCTGGAAGAAGCGCGAGAGATGTATGAGGCGGCCGATGCGGCCGGGATCGTCCATTACGTGAACCACAATTATCGCCGCTGCCCGGCCGTCAAGCTGGCGAAGCGGCTGATTGACGAAGGGGCAATTGGGCGCATTTTCCACTGGCGCGGGGCCTATTTGCAGGATTGGATTGTGGACCCGGATTTCCCGCTGACCTGGCATTTACGCAAAGAGACGGCCGGCAGCGGCCCGCATGGCGACCTGAATTCGCACAGTATTGACCTGGCCCGCTTCCTGGTGGGTGATATTAAAGCGGTGTCGGCAATGATGACGACGTTTGTGAAGGAACGGCCGTTACCCGGAGCCGGAGCCGCCACATTCACTGCCGGGTCGGGCGGAGCGACAGAAATGGGCGAAGTCACCGTAGACGACGCCGCCTTCATGCTCGCCGAATTCGAGAACGGCGCCCTCGGCTCCTTTGAAGCCTCCCGCTTCGCCCCTGGCCGCAAAAACTACAACTACTTCGAGATTTATGGCAGCGAGGGCAGCATCATCTTCAATCTGGAGCGGATGAACGAGTTGCAGCTTTTCCTGCGCAACGACCCGGCCTATGCCCAGGGCTTCCGCACCATCATCGTCACCGAGGGCGGACAGCACGACTACATCGCCGCCTGGTGGCCTCCCGGCCACATCATCGGCTATGAGCATGAGTTCCATCACGCCGTGGTGGACTTCATGAAAGCGATTGAGACCGGCAGCAGCATCGCCCCCAACTTCTACGATGGCCTGAAAGAAGTGGAAGTGCTGCAAGCCGGCATCCAATCAGCCCAATCCGGGCAGCGAGTAGCGATTAGCGAGATGTAA